The proteins below come from a single Argentina anserina chromosome 1, drPotAnse1.1, whole genome shotgun sequence genomic window:
- the LOC126795781 gene encoding uncharacterized protein LOC126795781: MIRNMANSGSSGRGIATIVGVGPNLGRSIARKFAHEGYTVAILARDLDGLSKFADEIAREEKSQVFAIRIDCSDSRSVREAFESVLSLGFVEVLVYNAYQPASSNPTKFTDIRIDSLEKSLAVSSVGAFHCAQQVLPGMVERGRGTILFTGCSASLRGSAGYSELCCGKFALRGLSQCLSMEFQPYGVHIAHVIVDGVMGPARGGLSSSSNSRIARAGVGGGGDGSMDPDAVAQTYWHLHIQDRSAWTQEIDLRPSIPPIFC; this comes from the exons ATGATACGCAACATGGCAAACTCCGGTTCCAGCGGCCGGGGCATCGCAACCATTGTGGGAGTTGGACCGAATCTAGGCCGGTCCATCGCCCGCAAGTTCGCCCATGAGGGCTACACAGTGGCTATTCTTGCTCGTGATCTTGACGGATTGTCGAAATTTGCCGACGAGATTGCGAGGGAGGAGAAATCTCAAGTGTTTGCCATAAGAATTGACTGTTCCGACTCTCGGAGCGTGAGGGAGGCCTTTGAGAGTGTTCTTTCCCTTGGCTTTGTGGAGGTGCTGGTCTACAATGCTTACCAGCCGGCTTCTTCAAACCCCACAAAATTCACCGACATTCGTATCGACTCCCTGGAGAAGTCCCTTGCCGTTTCTTCTGTCGGAGCTTTCCACTGTGCTCAACAG GTTCTTCCTGGTATGGTGGAGAGGGGAAGGGGGACGATTTTGTTCACCGGATGTTCAGCTTCTCTTAGAGGCAGTGCTGGCTACTCTGAGCTAT GCTGTGGGAAATTTGCCCTAAGAGGGCTATCCCAATGTTTGTCTATGGAGTTTCAACCTTATGGTGTACACATTGCGCATGTTATCGTTGACGGTGTCATGGGACCGGCTAGGGGTGGCTTGTCATCGAGTTCGAATTCAAGAATCGCCAGAGCGGGAGTCGGCGGAGGTGGAGATGGATCAATGGACCCAGATGCGGTGGCTCAAACCTACTGGCACTTGCATATTCAAGACAGGAGCGCTTGGACCCAGGAAATCGACCTCCGTCCTTCAATACCTCCAATATTTTGCTAA